A stretch of the Streptosporangium sp. NBC_01755 genome encodes the following:
- a CDS encoding amino acid ABC transporter permease: protein MEVTGTAADTENPHLPIDALRPPRPGRWIMATVAGFILVWLAYTIIVNENLHWDVIAAYLMDGRILGGLWVTIQLTVLSMVIGLALGILAAVMQLSGSPVLRGASALYTWFFRGTPLLVQLIFWFNIGLVFPSFGIGVPFDGPKLIEWQANELITPFTAALLGLAINEGAYMAEIVRAGIRSVDPGQREAAEALGMSHRQVLRRVVLPQAMRVIIPPTGNQFISMLKTTSMVSVIAGAELLTVSQRIYLGNFEVIALLIVASIWYIVLTTIASVGQHFIEKRFERGHHALQVRVRRNLRPFSRGNV from the coding sequence GTGGAAGTGACCGGAACCGCCGCGGACACCGAGAATCCGCACCTGCCGATCGACGCGCTCCGCCCGCCGCGGCCCGGCCGGTGGATCATGGCGACGGTCGCCGGATTCATCCTGGTCTGGCTGGCCTACACGATCATCGTCAACGAGAACCTACACTGGGACGTCATCGCCGCGTACCTGATGGACGGCAGGATCCTCGGCGGCCTGTGGGTCACGATCCAGCTCACCGTGCTGTCGATGGTGATCGGCCTGGCGCTGGGCATCCTCGCCGCGGTGATGCAGCTGTCCGGCAGCCCCGTGCTGCGGGGCGCCTCCGCGCTCTACACCTGGTTCTTCCGCGGCACCCCGCTGCTGGTCCAGCTCATCTTCTGGTTCAACATCGGGCTGGTCTTCCCCTCCTTCGGCATCGGCGTGCCGTTCGACGGCCCCAAGCTGATCGAGTGGCAGGCCAACGAGCTGATCACGCCCTTCACCGCGGCCCTGCTCGGTCTGGCGATCAACGAGGGCGCCTACATGGCCGAGATCGTCCGGGCGGGCATCCGCTCGGTGGACCCCGGCCAGCGCGAGGCGGCCGAGGCGCTCGGCATGTCGCACCGGCAGGTGCTTCGCCGGGTGGTGCTCCCCCAGGCGATGCGGGTGATCATCCCTCCCACCGGCAACCAGTTCATCTCGATGCTCAAGACCACCTCGATGGTCTCGGTCATCGCCGGGGCCGAGCTGCTGACCGTCTCCCAGCGCATCTACCTCGGCAACTTCGAGGTGATCGCGCTGCTCATCGTGGCCTCCATCTGGTACATCGTGCTCACCACCATCGCCAGCGTCGGCCAGCACTTCATCGAGAAGCGGTTCGAGCGCGGCCACCACGCGCTGCAGGTCAGAGTCCGCCGCAACCTGCGGCCGTTCAGCAGGGGGAACGTTTGA
- a CDS encoding nitroreductase family deazaflavin-dependent oxidoreductase, whose product MNKRVFNPRAIASGTWPVLTHVGRTSGTTYRTPLDTHPVDGGYLFVLVYGSRSDWVQNILAADGARLRVDGREVELAAPRLVGKDEAFQALSDEVPRPPRLLRITEFLRMDLAAG is encoded by the coding sequence GTGAACAAGCGGGTGTTCAACCCTCGCGCGATCGCGAGCGGGACATGGCCGGTGCTGACTCACGTCGGTCGCACCTCTGGCACGACGTACCGCACGCCGCTCGATACGCACCCCGTCGACGGCGGCTACCTGTTCGTTCTGGTGTATGGATCGCGCTCGGACTGGGTGCAGAACATCTTGGCGGCCGACGGGGCGCGGCTCCGGGTCGACGGGAGGGAGGTGGAACTCGCCGCCCCACGCCTCGTCGGGAAAGACGAGGCGTTCCAGGCTCTCTCCGATGAGGTGCCACGCCCACCGAGGCTGCTCCGCATCACCGAGTTCCTCCGCATGGACCTGGCCGCAGGCTGA
- the lysA gene encoding diaminopimelate decarboxylase translates to MLASLSIENFAAKTGQKPSVPTFDLMTLVMENGWPRTAAWTGGELRIGGIGVRELAAEFGTPAYVLDEEEFQGRCAEWREALPDGEVHYGGKAFLCPEVVRWLDTAGLCLDVCTGGELAVALAGGMDPARVVFHGNNKSVAELRRAVTWGVGCVVVDSFTEIERLAALADEAGVRQRMMIRVTPGVEAHTHEFIATGGDDSKFGFSLSAGLAAEAVRRVLATTSLELTGLHSHIGSQITDLGGFTLAARRMADFLLACELEHGVTIPKLDLGGGLGIVYRPGDPVPPRPAEVVAALRAAVPARVRLAVEPGRSIAGPTAVALYEVGTVKEIPGVNTYVSVDGGMSDNPRPAMYGAAYTALLASRSSDAPLRKVTVVGKHCESGDVLVRDLPLPADVRPGDLLAIPASGAYQRSMASNYNHVTRPPVIAVRDGAARVIVRRETEEDLLRLYLR, encoded by the coding sequence ATGCTTGCGAGCCTTAGCATCGAAAACTTCGCTGCTAAGACCGGACAAAAGCCATCAGTCCCTACCTTCGACCTCATGACCTTGGTGATGGAGAACGGCTGGCCGCGCACTGCGGCATGGACCGGCGGGGAACTCCGCATCGGCGGGATCGGCGTGCGGGAGCTCGCCGCCGAGTTCGGCACGCCCGCCTACGTCCTCGACGAGGAGGAGTTCCAGGGCCGCTGCGCGGAGTGGCGGGAGGCGCTCCCCGACGGGGAGGTGCACTACGGAGGCAAGGCCTTCCTCTGTCCCGAGGTGGTGCGCTGGCTGGACACGGCCGGACTCTGCCTCGACGTGTGCACCGGGGGCGAGCTGGCCGTGGCCCTGGCCGGGGGCATGGACCCCGCGCGGGTGGTCTTCCACGGCAACAACAAGTCGGTCGCCGAGCTGCGCCGCGCCGTCACCTGGGGCGTCGGCTGCGTGGTCGTGGACTCCTTCACCGAGATCGAGCGCCTGGCCGCCCTCGCGGACGAGGCGGGGGTACGGCAGCGCATGATGATCCGGGTCACCCCCGGAGTGGAGGCGCACACCCACGAGTTCATCGCCACCGGGGGTGACGACTCGAAGTTCGGGTTCTCGCTCAGCGCCGGACTGGCGGCCGAGGCGGTCCGCCGGGTCCTGGCCACCACCTCGCTGGAGCTGACCGGGCTGCACTCCCACATCGGCTCGCAGATCACCGACCTGGGCGGCTTCACCCTGGCCGCCCGCCGGATGGCCGACTTCCTGCTGGCCTGCGAGCTTGAGCACGGCGTGACGATCCCCAAGCTTGACCTCGGCGGCGGCCTGGGAATCGTCTACCGGCCCGGCGACCCGGTCCCGCCACGCCCGGCTGAGGTGGTCGCGGCGCTGCGTGCGGCCGTACCCGCCCGGGTGCGGCTCGCCGTCGAGCCGGGCCGCTCGATCGCCGGACCCACCGCCGTCGCCCTCTACGAGGTGGGCACGGTCAAGGAGATCCCCGGCGTCAACACCTACGTCAGCGTGGACGGCGGGATGAGCGACAACCCGCGCCCCGCCATGTACGGCGCCGCCTACACCGCGCTCCTGGCCTCCCGCTCCTCGGACGCCCCGCTGCGTAAGGTCACCGTGGTCGGCAAGCACTGCGAGAGCGGCGACGTGCTCGTCCGAGACCTGCCGCTGCCCGCCGACGTACGGCCCGGCGACCTGCTGGCGATCCCCGCCTCGGGGGCCTACCAGCGGTCGATGGCGAGCAACTACAACCATGTGACGCGGCCCCCGGTGATCGCCGTCCGCGACGGGGCCGCCAGGGTGATCGTGCGCCGGGAGACCGAGGAGGACCTGCTCCGCCTCTACCTGCGTTGA
- a CDS encoding amino acid ABC transporter ATP-binding protein — translation MTEPMVSIRSVRKCFGSVEVLKGISLDVPVGGVVCVVGPSGSGKSTLLRCVNRLETIDSGRIRVDGDLIGYAEQGDRLHHLSPARLCRQRQDIGMVFQRFHLFPHRTALENVMEGPVVVKGISKRDARRRALELLERVDLADRADHYPAQLSGGQQQRVAIARSLAMDPKLMLFDEPTSALDPELVQEVLAVMRDLAASGMTMMVVTHEMSFAREVGDSLVFIDGGVIVEQGDPRDVLANPRHERFRTFLGQVL, via the coding sequence ATGACCGAACCCATGGTGAGCATCCGCTCGGTGCGCAAGTGCTTCGGCTCCGTCGAGGTGCTCAAAGGCATCAGCCTGGACGTGCCCGTAGGCGGCGTGGTCTGTGTCGTCGGCCCGTCCGGGTCCGGCAAGTCAACACTGCTGCGCTGCGTCAACCGGCTGGAGACCATCGACTCCGGCCGCATCCGGGTGGACGGCGACCTGATCGGCTACGCCGAACAGGGCGACCGGCTCCATCACCTGAGCCCCGCCCGGCTCTGCCGCCAGCGGCAGGACATCGGCATGGTGTTCCAGCGCTTCCACCTCTTCCCGCACCGCACGGCGCTGGAGAACGTCATGGAGGGCCCGGTGGTCGTCAAGGGCATCTCCAAGAGGGACGCCAGGAGGAGGGCGCTGGAACTGCTGGAACGGGTGGACCTGGCAGACCGTGCGGACCACTACCCCGCCCAGCTCTCCGGCGGCCAGCAGCAGCGCGTGGCGATCGCCCGCAGCCTGGCGATGGACCCCAAGCTCATGCTCTTCGACGAGCCGACCAGCGCGCTCGACCCCGAGCTGGTCCAGGAGGTGCTCGCGGTCATGCGGGATCTGGCCGCCAGCGGGATGACGATGATGGTCGTGACCCACGAGATGAGCTTCGCCCGCGAGGTCGGCGACAGCCTGGTCTTCATCGACGGCGGGGTGATCGTCGAGCAGGGCGACCCCCGCGACGTGCTCGCCAACCCGCGCCACGAACGCTTCCGTACCTTCCTCGGGCAGGTCCTGTGA
- a CDS encoding serine hydrolase: MTDNDGDLGKDTGFRENGAMTGIGLPGESGAAPVIARVAVSVPGLISVDEDAELPLASVGKLLLLAVLARGITEGELDPTEIVELREDDRCGGSGLLGVLSGRRWAIGDLAVLTASVSDNTATNALLRRLGLDLVAEGAAALGFARTRILDRIREPRLPSHPPTFAVGTAGELARFAAGLDGRREWTRLLLGWMASNTDRSLVPALLPSEPEDLEIPGSVPAGTVWVANKTGTDVGVRADVGVMIGAERRIGYAVLANGPAGGEHALVERARQAGLAIGRLAGLPLAGLPLDR, from the coding sequence GTGACCGACAATGACGGTGACCTCGGGAAGGACACCGGGTTCCGGGAGAATGGGGCGATGACAGGGATCGGCCTCCCGGGTGAGAGCGGCGCCGCCCCGGTGATCGCCAGGGTGGCCGTGTCGGTGCCGGGGCTGATCTCCGTCGACGAGGACGCCGAACTGCCCCTCGCCAGCGTCGGCAAGCTGCTGCTGCTCGCCGTGCTGGCACGGGGGATCACCGAGGGGGAACTCGATCCCACCGAGATCGTGGAGCTGCGCGAGGACGACCGCTGCGGAGGTTCCGGTCTCCTCGGCGTCCTGTCCGGCCGCCGCTGGGCGATCGGGGATCTCGCCGTGCTCACCGCGTCGGTGAGCGACAACACCGCGACCAACGCGCTGCTGCGCCGGCTCGGCCTGGACCTGGTCGCCGAGGGCGCCGCCGCACTCGGCTTCGCACGGACGCGGATCCTCGACCGGATCCGCGAGCCGCGCCTGCCCTCGCACCCGCCGACCTTCGCCGTCGGTACGGCGGGCGAGCTCGCCCGGTTCGCGGCCGGGCTCGACGGCCGGCGGGAGTGGACCCGGCTCCTGCTGGGCTGGATGGCCAGCAACACCGACCGGAGCCTGGTTCCCGCCCTGCTGCCGAGCGAGCCGGAGGACCTGGAGATCCCCGGCTCCGTTCCCGCCGGGACGGTGTGGGTGGCGAACAAGACCGGCACCGACGTCGGCGTGCGGGCCGACGTGGGTGTGATGATCGGCGCCGAGCGCCGGATCGGCTACGCCGTGCTGGCCAACGGTCCCGCCGGAGGCGAGCACGCCCTGGTGGAGCGTGCCCGCCAGGCCGGCCTGGCCATCGGCCGCCTGGCCGGCCTGCCTCTCGCCGGCCTGCCTCTCGACCGCTGA
- a CDS encoding EamA family transporter, with translation MEANFRWALVTAMAPITWGTTYFVTHQFLPPGYPLYGAAIRALPAGLLLLLISRRLPYGAWWWKSLVLGTLNMSAFFALIYLAAQLLPTSIASTIMATSPVVMMLLAWSLLSERPRILHLAGAGVGIAGVCLMLFTGAAAVDALGVLASVAAMVMSSVGYVLAKRWNEDVDVLSSTSWQLIAGGVVLLPFAVAVEGPPPSLDGPAILGFGYVSVVATALAFAAWFAGLRHLSAGTVGLVGLLSPVTGVLIGTTIAGEALTAQQFCGLMLALLGILLGQPVAARLVAIRRQRRRARPAGPARRRERISR, from the coding sequence ATGGAAGCTAATTTTCGCTGGGCGTTGGTCACGGCGATGGCGCCGATCACCTGGGGGACGACCTACTTCGTCACCCACCAGTTCCTCCCGCCCGGCTACCCCCTGTACGGGGCGGCCATCAGGGCGCTGCCCGCGGGACTCCTGCTCCTCCTCATCAGCAGAAGGCTTCCTTACGGGGCGTGGTGGTGGAAATCCCTGGTCCTCGGAACTCTCAACATGAGCGCGTTCTTCGCGTTGATCTACCTGGCGGCTCAGCTGCTTCCGACGAGCATCGCCTCGACGATCATGGCGACGTCGCCCGTCGTGATGATGCTCCTGGCCTGGTCGCTGCTCTCGGAGCGCCCGCGGATCCTGCACCTGGCCGGAGCCGGCGTCGGCATCGCGGGGGTGTGCCTCATGCTGTTCACCGGCGCGGCCGCCGTCGACGCCCTCGGCGTGCTCGCGTCCGTCGCGGCCATGGTGATGTCGTCGGTCGGCTACGTGCTGGCCAAGAGATGGAACGAGGATGTCGACGTGCTGTCGTCGACCTCGTGGCAGCTCATCGCCGGGGGAGTCGTCCTGCTGCCCTTCGCCGTCGCGGTGGAGGGCCCGCCGCCGAGCCTGGACGGACCTGCGATCCTCGGGTTCGGTTATGTCAGCGTCGTCGCGACGGCTCTCGCCTTCGCCGCCTGGTTCGCCGGACTACGGCACCTGTCGGCGGGAACGGTGGGACTCGTCGGGTTGCTGAGCCCGGTGACCGGGGTGCTGATCGGTACGACGATCGCCGGAGAGGCGCTCACCGCGCAACAGTTCTGCGGGCTGATGCTGGCACTCCTCGGCATCCTCCTCGGGCAGCCCGTCGCGGCCCGCCTCGTCGCGATCAGGCGGCAACGACGCCGGGCAAGGCCGGCAGGGCCTGCCCGGCGTCGAGAACGAATCAGCCGCTGA
- a CDS encoding MarR family winged helix-turn-helix transcriptional regulator: MSEHLDHVARIQQEWARERPDLDVSPQGVIGRLHRLAGHLTEQLCVVYRRYGLGEGEFDVLATLRRGGAPFERAPGELAAFTMVTTGAMTKRIDRLERDGLVTRRPSESDGRGRVVALTAAGKELIDRAFAEHMRNERRLLDELTPEESAHLESLLTTWLTRFETPLQTET, encoded by the coding sequence ATGAGCGAACACCTGGATCATGTAGCCCGCATCCAGCAGGAATGGGCTCGCGAGCGGCCGGACCTGGATGTGAGCCCGCAGGGTGTGATCGGGCGCCTGCACCGCCTCGCCGGGCACCTCACCGAACAACTCTGTGTCGTCTACCGGCGGTACGGGCTCGGGGAGGGAGAGTTCGACGTCCTCGCCACCCTGCGACGCGGCGGCGCGCCGTTCGAGCGCGCCCCCGGAGAGCTCGCCGCCTTCACCATGGTCACCACCGGTGCGATGACCAAACGCATCGACCGGCTCGAACGTGACGGGCTGGTCACCCGTCGCCCGAGCGAGAGCGACGGCCGCGGACGGGTGGTCGCGCTCACCGCCGCGGGCAAGGAGCTGATCGACCGGGCGTTCGCCGAGCACATGCGCAACGAACGCCGCCTCCTCGACGAGCTGACCCCCGAAGAGTCCGCACACCTCGAATCGCTCCTCACCACCTGGCTGACCCGCTTCGAAACCCCTCTCCAGACAGAGACCTGA
- a CDS encoding ABC transporter substrate-binding protein: MTKRLYSVIAVALAVSAFAGGCGRSSSGTDAGAGAGAAAGKTAKDLVPEAVRKTGELRMATSEGYPPMEMYKPGTQDLTGVDPDLAAAIATKLGLKAKVTNAAFDGLIPGLQAGRWDVVMSSMSDTEERRAAVDFVDYFNAGGAIMVKKGNPEGIKTLEDLCGRTVVLAKGSSNLAIGQRQDEKCAKKMQIMQSEDAPTGLLSIDSGRAVATIVDSPVAAMYAKETGKYDVLPEQYDAGPWGIAIDRRNTALRDAVAKAMQELTADGGYQAVLEKYGVASNAVPEVTVNTKPWK; this comes from the coding sequence GTGACAAAGCGCCTGTATTCGGTCATTGCTGTCGCGCTGGCGGTATCGGCATTCGCCGGAGGCTGCGGGCGCTCGTCGTCGGGAACCGACGCCGGCGCGGGCGCCGGCGCGGCGGCCGGCAAGACCGCCAAGGACCTGGTGCCCGAGGCCGTCCGCAAGACGGGCGAGCTCCGGATGGCGACCTCGGAGGGCTACCCGCCGATGGAGATGTACAAGCCGGGCACCCAGGATCTCACCGGCGTCGACCCGGACCTCGCCGCCGCGATCGCGACCAAGCTCGGTCTGAAGGCCAAGGTGACCAACGCCGCCTTCGACGGCCTGATCCCGGGCCTGCAGGCAGGCCGCTGGGACGTGGTGATGTCCTCGATGAGCGACACCGAGGAGCGCCGCGCGGCCGTCGACTTCGTCGACTACTTCAACGCCGGCGGGGCCATCATGGTCAAGAAGGGCAACCCCGAGGGCATCAAGACCCTTGAGGACCTGTGCGGTCGTACCGTCGTGCTGGCCAAGGGCAGCTCGAACCTCGCGATCGGGCAGCGGCAGGACGAGAAGTGCGCCAAGAAGATGCAGATCATGCAGAGTGAGGACGCACCGACCGGCCTGCTGAGCATCGACTCCGGCCGCGCGGTCGCCACCATCGTCGACTCGCCCGTCGCGGCGATGTACGCCAAGGAGACCGGCAAGTACGACGTGCTGCCCGAGCAGTACGACGCCGGCCCCTGGGGCATCGCGATCGACCGGCGCAACACCGCGCTGCGCGACGCCGTGGCCAAGGCCATGCAGGAACTGACCGCCGACGGCGGTTACCAGGCGGTCCTGGAGAAGTACGGCGTCGCGAGCAACGCCGTGCCCGAGGTGACGGTCAACACCAAGCCGTGGAAGTGA
- the metE gene encoding 5-methyltetrahydropteroyltriglutamate--homocysteine S-methyltransferase — protein MAETSATPASLATVHGYPRQGPDRELKKAIEGYWAGRVTADELHDTAARLRRDNWRHLAGAGVREVPTGDFSLYDHVLDTTVMVGAIPERHRAAVEADALDGYFAMARGTQAVAPLEMTKWFDTNYHYLVPELGADTVFTADPAKQVGELREALAQGHSPRPVLVGPVTYLLLAKPAPGMDPGFDPTTLLDRLLPVYVQVLTALRAAGAEWVQLDEPALVQDRDQAVLDAAARAYRELGSLTYRPKILVASYFDRLGEALPVLAEAPIEGLGLDFTGPAAANLNDLARVGGVVGKRLIAGVVDGRNVWINDLERSLSTLATLLGLTDRVDVAASCSLLHVPLDVALEHGVDPQVGRWLAFARQKTAEIVTLARALSEGTGAIAGQLAANRADLASRAASALTHDSAVRARSAAVTPADARRSQPYPERAVAQRARLGLPLLPTTTIGSFPQTTELRAARADLRAGRIDAAAYDERIASEIRSVLVFQEAAGIDVLVHGEPERNDMVQYFAEQLNGYLATQHGWVQSYGTRYVRPPILAGDVSRTEPMTLRWTRYAQSQTARPVKGMLTGPVTMLAWSFVRDDQPLAETARQVALALRDEVADLEAAGTAVIQVDEPALRETLPLRAADRPGYLAWAGEAFRLTTGGVRADTQIHTHMCYAEFGEILAAIDDLDADVISLEAARSHMQVARELAEAGYPREVGPGVYDIHSPRVPGVGEVASLLRKGLDGIPAGRLWVNPDCGLKTRGWSEVRDSLDNLVAAAREIRKEVADQPSA, from the coding sequence GTGGCTGAGACTTCCGCCACCCCCGCATCACTCGCCACCGTCCACGGCTATCCACGCCAGGGGCCGGACCGCGAGCTGAAGAAGGCGATCGAGGGCTACTGGGCGGGCCGCGTCACCGCCGATGAGCTGCATGACACCGCGGCCCGGCTGCGCCGCGACAACTGGCGGCACCTGGCCGGTGCCGGCGTGCGGGAGGTCCCCACCGGCGACTTCTCACTGTACGACCACGTGCTGGACACCACCGTCATGGTCGGCGCCATCCCTGAACGTCACCGGGCCGCCGTCGAAGCAGACGCCCTGGACGGCTACTTCGCCATGGCGCGCGGCACCCAGGCCGTCGCTCCGCTGGAGATGACCAAGTGGTTCGACACCAATTACCACTACCTGGTGCCGGAACTGGGGGCGGACACCGTCTTCACCGCCGATCCGGCCAAGCAGGTCGGCGAGCTGCGTGAGGCTCTCGCACAGGGGCACAGCCCGCGTCCGGTGCTGGTCGGCCCGGTGACGTACCTGCTGCTGGCCAAGCCCGCGCCCGGCATGGACCCCGGCTTCGACCCGACCACCCTGCTGGACCGGCTGCTGCCGGTCTACGTGCAGGTGCTCACCGCCCTGCGCGCGGCGGGCGCCGAGTGGGTGCAGCTGGACGAGCCCGCCCTGGTACAGGACCGCGACCAGGCCGTGCTGGACGCCGCGGCCCGCGCCTACCGGGAGCTCGGCTCCCTGACCTACCGGCCGAAGATCCTGGTCGCCAGTTACTTCGACCGGCTGGGAGAGGCGCTGCCGGTTCTGGCCGAGGCGCCGATCGAGGGACTGGGCCTGGACTTCACCGGCCCGGCCGCGGCGAACCTGAACGACCTGGCCAGGGTGGGCGGGGTTGTCGGCAAGCGTCTGATCGCGGGCGTCGTGGACGGCCGCAACGTGTGGATCAACGACCTGGAAAGGTCACTGTCCACCCTGGCCACCCTGCTCGGCCTGACCGACCGGGTGGACGTGGCGGCCTCCTGCTCGCTGCTGCACGTCCCGCTGGATGTCGCGCTCGAGCACGGGGTGGATCCGCAGGTCGGCCGCTGGCTTGCCTTCGCCCGGCAGAAGACGGCCGAGATCGTCACCCTGGCCAGGGCACTGAGCGAGGGCACCGGCGCCATCGCCGGGCAACTGGCCGCCAACCGGGCCGATCTCGCCTCGCGGGCGGCCTCGGCGCTCACCCACGACTCCGCCGTACGGGCCCGTAGCGCGGCGGTCACCCCGGCCGACGCACGCCGCTCCCAGCCCTATCCCGAGCGGGCCGTCGCGCAGCGTGCCCGCCTTGGCCTGCCGTTGCTGCCGACGACCACCATCGGCTCCTTCCCGCAGACCACCGAGTTGCGGGCGGCCCGCGCCGACCTACGCGCCGGACGCATCGACGCCGCCGCCTACGACGAGCGGATCGCCTCCGAGATCCGCTCGGTTCTGGTCTTTCAGGAGGCGGCGGGCATCGACGTCCTGGTACACGGCGAGCCCGAACGCAACGACATGGTCCAGTACTTCGCCGAGCAGCTCAACGGATATCTGGCCACGCAGCACGGCTGGGTGCAGTCCTACGGCACCCGCTACGTGCGGCCGCCGATCCTCGCCGGAGACGTCTCCCGCACCGAGCCCATGACGCTGCGCTGGACCCGCTACGCCCAATCCCAGACGGCGCGTCCCGTCAAGGGCATGCTCACCGGGCCGGTCACCATGCTGGCCTGGTCCTTCGTCCGTGACGACCAGCCCCTGGCCGAAACCGCCCGCCAGGTGGCGCTGGCCCTGCGTGATGAGGTCGCCGACCTGGAGGCCGCCGGCACCGCCGTCATCCAGGTCGACGAGCCCGCCCTGCGTGAGACCCTGCCACTGCGTGCCGCCGACAGGCCCGGCTACCTGGCCTGGGCAGGCGAGGCCTTCCGGCTCACCACCGGCGGGGTGCGGGCCGACACCCAGATCCACACCCACATGTGCTACGCCGAGTTCGGGGAGATCCTGGCCGCGATCGACGACCTGGACGCGGATGTGATCAGTCTGGAGGCCGCCCGTTCGCACATGCAGGTGGCGCGCGAACTCGCCGAGGCGGGCTACCCGCGCGAGGTAGGACCAGGGGTCTACGACATCCACTCCCCGCGCGTCCCCGGCGTCGGGGAGGTCGCGTCCCTGTTGCGTAAGGGGCTCGATGGTATCCCGGCCGGGCGGCTGTGGGTCAACCCCGACTGCGGCCTGAAGACCCGCGGCTGGTCGGAGGTGCGCGACTCCCTCGACAACCTGGTCGCCGCGGCCCGTGAGATCCGTAAAGAGGTGGCCGACCAGCCATCGGCCTGA
- a CDS encoding N-acyl-D-amino-acid deacylase family protein translates to MTRFDLLLRGGLVVDGTAAPDAAHLADVGVLAGRLTLLPPGSPAGSRHTEDVTGLVVAPGFIDVHTHSDGVTLIDGELGGDMVQAAVLQGVTTEICGNCGSSLFPALPERLAAMRAESRVYFGGDVGMYEGFAEFAAAHAAVPRANHLASLVGHGTLRAGVIGPVDRAAAPGELETMCALLDRALSAGAAGLSSGLIYTPGTYASTDEVVALAAVAAGHGKPYVTHLRDEMSRVEEALEEAVEIARRSGAPLHVSHHKTAGKYAWGLTERTLPRIAGLRAEGMDVTCDVYPYTAGSTALGAMLPPWASDGGVSALMARLADPGQRDRMRRAIAEGFPGWENTVGNGGWDRISIACAPRHPETEGHTIAELAAARGQDPLDVAAALLVAEQGEVTIISHSMIEDDVRRVLTAPYSMIGSDGVPKPGGRPHPRWAGTFPRVLGHYTRELGLLDLETAVHKMTGMAAARFGLTGRGVISDGAHADLVVFDPASIADGATFAAPLVPPTGVHSVIVAGESVIRDGAETGARPGTVLAT, encoded by the coding sequence GTGACCCGCTTCGACCTGCTGCTCCGAGGCGGCCTGGTGGTCGACGGCACGGCGGCGCCCGATGCCGCCCACCTCGCCGACGTCGGCGTCCTCGCCGGTCGCCTCACGTTGCTGCCCCCGGGAAGCCCGGCCGGCTCCCGCCACACCGAGGACGTGACCGGCCTCGTCGTCGCCCCCGGCTTCATCGACGTGCACACCCACTCCGACGGCGTCACCCTGATCGACGGGGAACTGGGCGGCGACATGGTCCAGGCCGCCGTCCTGCAGGGTGTCACCACGGAGATCTGCGGCAACTGCGGCTCCAGCCTCTTTCCCGCCCTGCCGGAACGGCTGGCCGCGATGCGCGCGGAGAGCCGGGTCTACTTCGGCGGCGACGTCGGGATGTACGAGGGCTTCGCCGAGTTCGCCGCCGCGCACGCGGCCGTGCCCCGCGCCAACCACCTCGCCTCCCTCGTCGGGCACGGCACGCTCCGCGCCGGAGTGATCGGCCCCGTCGATCGGGCCGCCGCCCCCGGCGAGCTGGAGACCATGTGCGCACTGCTCGACCGGGCGCTCTCGGCGGGCGCGGCCGGGCTCTCCAGCGGGCTCATCTACACCCCCGGCACCTACGCGAGTACCGACGAGGTCGTCGCGCTGGCCGCCGTCGCGGCCGGGCACGGCAAGCCGTACGTCACCCACCTGCGCGATGAGATGTCGCGCGTGGAGGAGGCTCTGGAGGAAGCCGTCGAGATCGCGCGCAGGAGCGGCGCCCCGCTGCACGTCTCCCACCACAAGACGGCGGGCAAGTACGCCTGGGGACTCACCGAGCGCACCCTGCCCAGAATCGCCGGGCTGCGGGCCGAGGGCATGGACGTGACCTGCGACGTCTACCCCTACACCGCGGGAAGCACGGCGCTGGGCGCGATGCTCCCGCCCTGGGCCTCGGACGGTGGGGTGTCCGCGCTGATGGCGCGGCTGGCCGACCCCGGCCAGCGCGATCGGATGCGCCGGGCCATCGCCGAGGGCTTCCCCGGCTGGGAGAACACCGTCGGCAACGGCGGCTGGGACCGCATCTCGATCGCCTGCGCGCCACGCCACCCCGAGACGGAGGGGCACACGATCGCCGAGCTGGCCGCCGCCCGCGGCCAGGACCCCCTCGACGTGGCCGCCGCCCTGCTCGTCGCCGAGCAGGGCGAGGTCACGATCATCAGCCACTCCATGATCGAGGACGATGTACGGCGGGTGCTGACCGCGCCGTACTCGATGATCGGCTCCGACGGCGTGCCCAAGCCCGGCGGCCGTCCCCACCCGCGCTGGGCCGGGACGTTCCCACGCGTGCTCGGGCACTACACCCGGGAGCTGGGACTGCTCGACCTGGAGACGGCGGTGCACAAGATGACCGGCATGGCCGCGGCCAGGTTCGGGCTGACGGGGCGCGGCGTGATCAGCGACGGCGCCCACGCCGACCTGGTCGTCTTCGACCCCGCCTCGATCGCCGACGGCGCCACCTTCGCCGCGCCGCTGGTCCCCCCGACAGGAGTCCACTCGGTGATCGTCGCCGGTGAGAGCGTGATCCGCGACGGTGCCGAGACCGGCGCCCGGCCGGGGACGGTGCTGGCCACGTGA